The following coding sequences are from one Pseudomonas oryzae window:
- the tyrS gene encoding tyrosine--tRNA ligase, translated as MKSVEEQLALIKRGAEEILVEAELVAKLQRGQPLRIKAGFDPTAPDLHLGHTVLINKLRQFQELGHQVIFLIGDFTGMIGDPSGKNATRPPLTREQVLENAETYKAQVFKILDPARTEVAFNSTWMDQLSPADFIRLASQYTVARMLERDDFHKRYTGNQSIAIHEFLYPLVQGYDSVALRADVELGGTDQKFNLLMGRELQRAYGQESQVILTMPLLEGVDGVKKMSKSLGNYIGIQEAPGVMYSKLVSIPDALMWRYFELLSFRPMVEIEEFRRDVERGANPRDIKIKLAEEIVSRFHGEEAAASAHRSAGNRLKDGELPEDLPEVVLVSAEPLSIAAVLNKAGLAKNAATARDMLNAGSVKVDGVVVDRDFVFAPGVVHVCQAGKKAFARIELRAE; from the coding sequence ATGAAGTCGGTCGAAGAACAGCTGGCGCTGATCAAGCGCGGCGCGGAAGAGATTCTGGTTGAGGCGGAACTGGTGGCCAAGCTGCAGCGCGGCCAGCCGCTGCGGATCAAGGCCGGCTTCGATCCGACCGCGCCCGACCTGCACTTGGGGCACACCGTCCTCATCAACAAGCTGCGCCAGTTCCAGGAGCTGGGTCATCAGGTCATCTTCCTGATCGGTGACTTCACCGGCATGATCGGCGATCCCAGCGGCAAGAACGCGACTCGCCCGCCGCTGACCCGCGAGCAGGTGCTGGAGAATGCCGAGACCTACAAGGCGCAGGTGTTCAAGATCCTCGATCCCGCCAGGACCGAAGTGGCCTTCAATTCCACTTGGATGGATCAGCTGTCACCGGCGGATTTCATTCGCTTGGCGTCGCAGTACACCGTGGCGCGCATGCTCGAGCGCGACGACTTCCACAAGCGCTATACGGGCAATCAGTCGATCGCCATCCACGAGTTCCTCTATCCGCTGGTCCAGGGTTATGACTCCGTGGCGCTGCGCGCAGATGTGGAGCTGGGCGGCACCGACCAGAAGTTCAACCTGCTGATGGGGCGCGAGCTGCAGCGCGCTTACGGCCAGGAATCCCAGGTCATCCTGACCATGCCGCTGCTGGAGGGGGTCGATGGCGTCAAGAAGATGTCCAAGTCGCTCGGCAATTACATCGGCATCCAGGAAGCGCCAGGGGTGATGTATAGCAAGTTGGTGTCCATTCCCGATGCGCTGATGTGGCGCTACTTCGAGCTGCTCAGTTTCCGCCCCATGGTGGAGATCGAGGAGTTCCGTCGCGACGTGGAGCGCGGTGCCAATCCACGCGACATCAAGATCAAGCTGGCCGAAGAGATCGTCAGTCGCTTCCATGGCGAAGAGGCGGCTGCTTCGGCGCATCGCTCGGCAGGGAATCGTCTCAAGGATGGTGAGCTGCCGGAAGATCTGCCGGAGGTGGTGCTGGTCTCGGCTGAGCCGCTGTCGATCGCGGCGGTGCTGAACAAGGCCGGTCTGGCCAAGAATGCCGCCACTGCGCGGGACATGTTGAATGCCGGCAGCGTCAAGGTGGATGGCGTCGTGGTGGATCGCGATTTCGTCTTCGCGCCCGGTGTGGTGCATGTCTGCCAGGCGGGCAAGAAGGCGTTCGCGCGCATCGAGCTGCGCGCCGAGTGA
- a CDS encoding peptidoglycan DD-metalloendopeptidase family protein, with protein sequence MTDTSRNTPPYPRSHLLAASGIAALLSLTLLVFPSSQVEAKKALLSFDIQSPNTLVNEDASTVSAVTPDTPDSASADERLSEAAAEKPRERVVTVTSGDTLSSIFAKADLPADTLHQLLSDNRNATQLTRIKPGQVFTIVRDEQGQLESLSSRLSSLESVHVTRTAKGFSVKHEQIKPAVRQAYAHGTIDSSLFLATKRAGLPHSLALELANVFGYDIDFALDIRDGDEFEVLYEEQVIDGKAVGTGNILAARFSNQGKTYTAVRFTNRQGGSSYYRADGSSMRKAFIRTPVDFARISSRFSSGRLHPVLNKIRAHKGVDYAAPRGTPIKATGDGKVILAGRKGGYGNTIIIQHGQRYRTLYGHLNGFAKGIRSGSQVKQGQLIGYIGTTGLSTGPHLHYEFQVNGVHVDPLSQKLPMADPIVGAERKRFLQQSQPLLARMDQERASMLALNKQ encoded by the coding sequence ATGACGGATACGTCCAGGAACACACCCCCATACCCGCGCAGCCACCTGCTGGCTGCGAGCGGCATTGCGGCGCTGCTGAGCCTGACCCTGCTGGTGTTTCCCAGCAGCCAGGTAGAGGCCAAGAAGGCCCTGCTGTCATTCGACATTCAGAGCCCCAACACTCTTGTGAATGAAGACGCCAGCACCGTCAGCGCAGTCACCCCCGACACGCCTGACTCGGCAAGCGCCGACGAACGGTTGTCAGAAGCGGCTGCCGAGAAGCCCCGCGAGCGCGTGGTCACCGTAACCAGCGGCGATACCCTGTCCAGCATTTTCGCCAAGGCAGATCTGCCCGCCGACACCCTGCACCAGTTGCTGAGCGACAATCGCAATGCGACGCAGCTGACCCGAATCAAGCCGGGCCAGGTCTTCACTATCGTCCGCGACGAACAAGGTCAGCTCGAATCCCTCAGCTCGCGCCTGAGCAGCCTGGAAAGTGTGCACGTCACCCGCACGGCCAAGGGTTTCAGCGTCAAGCACGAGCAGATCAAACCGGCCGTTCGCCAGGCCTACGCCCACGGAACCATCGACAGCTCGCTGTTTCTCGCCACCAAGCGTGCCGGACTGCCGCACTCGCTGGCCCTCGAGCTGGCCAACGTCTTCGGCTACGACATCGACTTCGCTCTCGACATCCGCGATGGCGACGAATTCGAAGTGCTCTACGAAGAGCAGGTGATCGATGGCAAGGCCGTCGGCACCGGCAACATCCTGGCGGCGCGCTTCAGCAACCAGGGCAAGACCTACACCGCCGTGCGCTTCACCAACCGGCAGGGCGGCAGCAGCTACTACCGCGCCGATGGCAGCAGCATGCGCAAGGCCTTCATTCGCACGCCGGTCGACTTCGCCCGTATCAGCTCGCGCTTCTCCAGCGGCCGACTGCATCCGGTGCTGAACAAGATCCGCGCTCACAAGGGTGTCGACTATGCCGCTCCGCGCGGTACGCCGATCAAGGCGACCGGCGACGGCAAGGTCATCCTCGCCGGGCGCAAGGGCGGCTACGGCAACACCATCATCATCCAGCACGGTCAGCGCTACCGTACCCTGTACGGCCACCTGAACGGCTTCGCCAAGGGCATCCGCAGCGGCAGCCAGGTCAAGCAGGGGCAACTGATCGGTTACATCGGCACCACCGGCCTCTCCACCGGCCCACACCTGCACTACGAGTTCCAGGTCAACGGCGTGCATGTCGACCCGCTGAGTCAGAAGCTCCCCATGGCCGATCCGATCGTAGGCGCCGAGCGCAAGCGCTTCCTCCAGCAGAGCCAGCCGCTGCTGGCGCGCATGGACCAGGAACGCGCCTCGATGCTGGCGCTGAACAAGCAGTAA